Proteins found in one Plasmodium chabaudi chabaudi strain AS genome assembly, chromosome: 5 genomic segment:
- a CDS encoding holo-[acyl-carrier-protein] synthase, putative translates to MPFFLLFPFKNICLKIIKVIILYLFIYEGNIIRNVIINCLHIANQTNAAKFNGFESSVFPKYLRKNVDTILYPHRGSINKCYITNRLFTNIKKKNAINSLKKYSKRKRNYYNGMSNISRINTRIYAIDNNEEYQTSEIIDNILLNNKGYSENNEGHSFLEIVNNQTDVPIDLAHFEKETKKLINILNFNNVQLIIKFVDLKEMKRINKKYRNKNEPTDVISILNVVKNDDITSGDENDENDEHDEHDEILHGDDFFYINNSKSGDIFLCPEYINKECVISKMKYEKNILKGDSEEIIDEPISTNSNEEENKRGVNKLFRNIFDVNERLPFYVLHGLIHLMHKDHVNNFKEYTEFMDLEEQTIEKYFKFHKSTNTFYAHHIIGLGTDILCVNRIYKILEKNNNFIKKVLNPFELVEYETQKEKLNENISKSTDLEKLAVYVSKKFAAKEAILKSMGRGLSSISKYGLSMNDIEIKNDKYGKPHVHLYGKAKEVAYEMGIVKIFLSISDEKIMNSQTNDISCNFPTYIIQAQALAVGSNV, encoded by the coding sequence atgccattttttttgttgtttccatttaaaaatatatgcctgaaaataatcaaagtgataattttgtacttgtttatatatgagGGTAATATTATTCGAAATGTCATAATAAATTGTTTACATATAGCAAATCAAACGAATGCTGCAAAATTTAATGGTTTTGAAAGTAGTGTTTTTCCAAAATACCTTAGGAAAAATGTGgatacaattttataccCCCACAGAGGTTcgataaataaatgttaCATTACTAATCGATTATTTACtaacataaaaaagaaaaatgccATAAATTCTTTGAAAAAGTATTCAAAACGAAAAAGGAATTACTACAATGGAATGTCGAACATAAGCAGGATAAACACACGGATATATGCGATAGACAATAATGAGGAATATCAAACTAGCGAAATAATTGATAACATACttcttaataataaaggatATAGCGAAAATAACGAAGGTCATTCTTTTTTAGAAATTGTTAATAATCAAACTGATGTACCTATTGATTTAGCACATTTTGAAaaggaaacaaaaaaacttattaatatattaaattttaataatgttcaactaattataaaatttgttgatttgaaagaaatgaaacgtattaataaaaaatatagaaataagAATGAGCCAACCGATGTAATTTCTATTTTGAatgttgtaaaaaatgatgatataacAAGCGgtgatgaaaatgatgaaaatgatgaacaTGATGAACATGATGAAATCTTACACGGtgatgattttttttatataaataattccaAAAGTGgcgatatatttttatgtcctgaatatataaataaagaatgtgttatatcaaaaatgaagtatgaaaaaaatatattaaaaggcGATAGTGAAGAAATAATAGACGAACCTATTAGTACAAATTCtaatgaagaagaaaacaaaagaggtgtaaataaattattccgaaatatttttgatgtTAATGAAAGACTTcctttttatgttttacaTGGTTTAATACATTTAATGCATAAAGATcatgtaaataattttaaagaatataCTGAATTTATGGATTTAGAAGAACAAAccattgaaaaatattttaaatttcaTAAATCTACAAATACTTTTTATGCCCACCATATAATAGGTCTTGGTACAGATATTTTATGCGTTAAtagaatttataaaattcttgaaaaaaataataattttataaaaaaggttTTAAATCCATTTGAATTAGTCGAATATGAAAcgcaaaaagaaaaattaaacgAAAACATAAGTAAAAGTACTGATTTAGAAAAACTAGCAGTTTATGttagtaaaaaatttgCAGCAAAAGAAGCTATACTTAAATCCATGGGGCGTGGATTAAGTTCTATATCTAAATATGGATTAAGTATGAATGatattgaaataaaaaatgataaatatggaaaacCTCATGTCCATTTATATGGAAAAGCTAAAGAGGTAGCTTACGAAATGGGTATtgtcaaaatatttttatcaattagtgatgaaaaaattatgaacagtCAGACAAATGATATTTCGTGTAATTTTCcgacatatattatacaagCACAGGCACTAGCTGTAGGCTCGAATGTATAA
- a CDS encoding AP2 domain transcription factor, putative gives MSSCSLKCSVLPCVHIQNSKSEINIEDSKENNSPKSYKDDLDANELNNTSNDNNNNMCDKSSDDLNLNIDSCYTNSNMDNINMNEDSNENINTDVNTSMNHNVNSSTDSHRNDDYKFNMKINLNAYRNIYEKGKGNAHPKESNSSAQKGSKGILLNTYNYYFYNNFGDINKRNKKREDDVNIYFYKKVSRNVPNCYENESSQNSSDYGHVEKSNLYNSKNCNYNNQFFGINSYDKVFLKELKITNIDNKYKKKSVKKYNIPFEPNFYSNRFFFSDKNINEGHIGNNKNIKVNNSLSVNNNSESYNDSERYSYVLQFEGPPPHFLIVKRNNITKESIVVKRISINKNISFNLAKFIAEKYIHILNKNVKRVEKRLKRLESNKSVNNNTNSNYNAIENVNDSDKVNNVSNNECVFDNNSPADSNNHNGLNSQKNDDYNNSTHSESNRHSYHSSSSKNYDEISHNNNDMSNVNISFANSENDNECDINKNNEYLKHPINNSPDNINYLNYEDRNMENTYDEQMFTNECLNIDLDNIVFNSDAEGYIKFLNNVKIYVLQRIEEENNIPLDAKELLGNKLVILVKMKQGFCVKSKTFIFENVKGIENEYKYKNNNNISNRLEVKVEKLSDHDSVNSNKNDKEENNKDVDSNGKDNNNDLCNISIKEEAHEKEGENNSNNDKDGIIKSEAENKNINSDNTLDSDANNETQEIELSENYKKQIYNFIHDNIYINSYIYDSFENTYMNKKFFKNDVIIVNMECPNDEIIDDAPDYIYELNKFVFIKFVKYENYIKKNHKIAEGYIEYLLQSNIKCINNYMIGIRWVPDLFSYEYYVCKITERDIKSKDSLTNVKYNYSLTSEKDSNEEPLKYLVDYENKPIDSVLWVLHEYYQASLFTEKCLYNLFKLVLLRISMYIYVFNAKVITLDLDKAMYRMKKFSEPISLLDNNGMGDDRTNQKRDHNDILLDSSLDNNYNSEETNKNDNYFNAIINPQNENNSYSSANDGDANGIDNNDNEKNKGESTSDNGTNNVMNTEGNNGEWMNDNNNNINYNEMLIKQAEYEQDKYFQNKLRSKKKVSYNLDNISISLRNKDKTGSNKYGILKDNGINNNIFTKYYGPSGDNKMVTINNNDVINKGNGNLNKRGYNSNTSDVSDGSHLTAKHKYHLRSNNAQSTDNYSSEENASRNNLGGRNKVVRNRTLYKMMNKNGLVEPYWWFFYNLYENATIKDSTMNGECSNTRSGKNFNLAKNGSAFRPGEKKMKVFNKESSLKKKEKKKKLIYDKLLEKKYNNNLLNHLFEKKKKIKVKYISMVHDVIYKKFILLNNTIFPRNVHESEILYTLFPHEPQTFMFLYTNDDYQYQNEVFLKNISYDEYLMASNNNHLTGNIQRGLLGDISNAIDSKYYGDGLLPIDGKYILDQINPNSSRVIGKDFGVDHLILGSGGDANVNMINYGGDSSSLLFSTYNNLKFNNIPNYDKIKKGAKVIEGISDYKSRFMDSYNILLNNGNDCLNNISIGYNDIDNNFGYISNTGYDIVGDGSNELIDNIFLQNPSSGYHKDFDFEKRNAKKNNNDNYYYYNYFVNGERGGKTRNNNSKRSVSNANFGRDAVGSRYYDNYDDENKKNKSDYDMPLVKKRKGSNKRAKSNNLGNVRNYDALYHSNKVESNVSGNNNNDTSLIPMGPLPTGVYFDSARKLWRCQWKENGKFKTKGFSLIHYNTLEEARKQCILYRCDVGNIPVKSEWLNPVYVSSSYFYNKKCATTSNSNNPAVTFGTPHKELKTSSLNLGSLKDKTDRISGLRGVDGGNAKIFAYGSSKDSSDNYYEGNNNNANNNVNGRSRYSTRNNTSPSESRVVNNENIDEIDISILKEFVQRNKKNNTYEKQGKELNEYNTKNNYYYDYDKIKNGVANEMDEQNDDDNMGRLNDMNATFKNNYQDKSANDASNSFYLNVKNESNESAKNENAGEKLKTGLQALLSMLRFKDTKETSNVENSNTGDLSNGIDKNVSDLIEGNKNNEKHNREMIDGAYGSDIVEGEQNGHHGGTGIHSVDANEEKSYPDDGEEYLDNNNNNSSTSSNNSNNIYDNIKKNTDLGKLNNLGEIGKYSMDFLKFINLKNNKNNYDLQSSMKKGYNGMLPDFLSGTNGNEVALNIINRSGKNATSSNSNNNRGEANGKMNNNNNKDEFGYNNDGSEVFFNDIQNFLNFAKRGNNPPSGNGNDFMNKLENIGNRNILINYPKGKSNKTKKNPQHGHHKDIYEKMKYNNNRIGLGSNGNIYGTDENIHHPGNNNNQKYMYLLDKSDKYEESGVNTNKNNNSDPYKNDSESFFLRQLKLFTRGGKGMSNASDNNINSEDLKNKLLGENSKQTLDYPNVEKETNDYNTRKKKKGNTYYENNDDYYYYDENSNEYFNNFMDNYNDKYNDDGYNNGVNFENKLLNDMDYIDPGYGNKKSKKRSSNYMDSSMVGNNNMSEVERKHLEDMASMGNSMNNSNMVGNENNGMKKGNGGGEGNSDIDINLIKQSLPKGIYYDHAKKLYRVQYIVNNSIKTKGFSVKKLGLAEAKLEAESFRNFCLENGLLNSRKRRINSPYNNKKDEKNFKMLKDDDEILSNLLYLYNSNTKDQVISP, from the coding sequence atgtcaaGTTGCAGTCTCAAATGTAGTGTGTTGCCTTGTGTACACATACAGAATTCAAAGagtgaaataaatattgaaGACTCCAAGGAAAATAATTCGCCAAAAAGCTATAAAGATGATTTAGATGCCAATGAATTGAATAATACTAGTAACgacaataataacaatatgtGTGATAAATCGTCAGAcgatttaaatttaaacatTGATTCGTGTTATACAAATTCTAACAtggataatataaatatgaatgaaGATTCCAatgaaaacataaataCAGATGTAAATACAAGTATGAATCATAATGTAAATTCAAGTACAGATTCCCATAGGAATGatgattataaatttaatatgaaaataaatttaaacgcatatagaaatatttatgaaaaggGGAAGGGTAATGCGCATCCGAAAGAATCTAATTCCTCTGCTCAAAAGGGTAGTAAaggtattttattaaatacatataattattatttttataacaattttggtgatataaataaaagaaataaaaaaagagaagacgatgtaaatatttatttttataaaaaggtATCTCGTAATGTACCTAACTgttatgaaaatgaaagtaGTCAGAATAGTAGCGATTATGGTCATGTtgaaaaatcaaatttatataattcgaAAAATTGTAATTACAATAATCAATTTTTCGGAATAAATTCTTATGAtaaagtttttttaaaagagttaaaaataacgaatatagataataagtataaaaaaaagagtgtcaaaaaatataatattccttttgagccaaatttttatagtaatagatttttcttttctgataagaatataaatgaagGTCATattggaaataataaaaatataaaagttaACAATTCTTTATCCgtcaataataatagtgagAGTTACAATGACAGTGAACGTTATTCATATGTTTTACAGTTTGAAGGGCCACCCccccattttttaatagtaaaacgaaataatataacaaagGAGTCAATAGTAGTTAAGAGAAtatcaataaataaaaacatttctTTTAACCTTGCCAAATTTATTGCAGAAaagtatatacatatattaaataaaaatgtaaaaaggGTTGAGAAAAGGCTGAAAAGGCTAGAAAGTAATAAAAGCGTTAACAATAATACCAATAGCAACTATAATGCTATTGAAAATGTTAATGATAGTGACAAAGTGAATAATGTTAGTAACAATGAATGtgtttttgataataatagtcCCGCAGATAGTAATAATCATAATGGTTTGAATAgccaaaaaaatgatgactataataatagtacaCATTCTGAAAGTAATAGACATAGTTATCATAGTTCGAGttctaaaaattatgatgaaattagtcataataataatgatatgaGTAATGTGAATATTAGCTTTGCAAACAGTGAAAATGACAATGAAtgtgatataaataaaaacaatgaatatttaaaacaccctataaataattcccctgataatataaattatttaaattatgaagATAGGAATATGGAAAATACCTACGATGAGCAAATGTTTACAAATGAATGTTTAAATATCGATTTGGATAATATAGTATTTAACTCAGATGCAGAgggatatataaaatttttgaataatgtaaaaatatatgttttacaAAGAatagaagaagaaaataatattcctTTAGATGCAAAAGAACTCCTTGGAAATAAACTGGTTATTTTagtaaaaatgaaacaagGATTTTGTGTAAAATCcaaaacatttatttttgaaaatgtgAAAGGCatagaaaatgaatataaatataaaaataataataatatctcCAACCGCTTAGAGGTTAAAGTAGAAAAACTTAGTGATCACGATTCTgtaaatagtaataaaaatgataaagaagAAAACAATAAAGATGTGGATTCAAATGGCAaggataataataatgatttatgtaatatttctataaaaGAAGAAGCTCATGAGAAAGAAggtgaaaataatagtaacaATGATAAAGATGGAATTATAAAATCGGAAGCAGAaaataagaatataaattcaGATAATACTTTGGATAGTGATGCAAATAACGAAACACAAGAAATCGAATTAtctgaaaattataaaaaacaaatatataattttatacatgataatatatatataaattcatatatttatgacaGCTTTGAAAATACTTATATGAATaagaaattttttaaaaatgatgttATTATAGTTAACATGGAATGCCCCAATGATGAGATAATAGATGATGCTCcagattatatatatgaattaaataaatttgtatttataaaatttgtaaaatatgaaaattatataaaaaaaaatcacaaAATAGCTGAAGGatatatagaatatttACTTCAaagtaatataaaatgtataaataattatatgatagGTATAAGATGGGTCCCTGATTTGTTTTCTTATGAATATTATGTTTGCAAAATTACAGAAAGGGATATAAAATCTAAAGATAGTTTAacaaatgtaaaatataactaCTCTTTAACATCAGAAAAGGACTCAAATGAAGAGccattaaaatatttagtaGATTATGAGAATAAACCAATTGATAGTGTTTTATGGGTTTTACATGAATATTATCAAGCAAGTTTATTTACAGAGAAATgtctttataatttatttaaactaGTATTATTACGTATtagtatgtatatatatgtttttaatgCAAAAGTTATTACATTAGATTTGGATAAAGCTATGTATAGGATGAAAAAGTTTTCAGAGCCAATAAGTTTACTTGATAATAATGGAATGGGAGATGACAGAACGAATCAAAAACGTGACCATAATGATATTCTTCTTGACAGTTCTCTTgacaataattataatagtgaggaaacaaataaaaacgataattattttaatgcaATTATAAATccacaaaatgaaaataacagTTATAGCAGTGCCAATGATGGAGACGCTAATGGTATAGATAATAacgataatgaaaaaaataaaggtgAAAGCACATCAGATAATGGGACTAATAATGTTATGAATACTGAAGGTAATAATGGGGAATGGATGAatgacaataataataatatcaatTACAATGAGATGCTTATTAAGCAAGCAGAATATGAACaagataaatattttcaaaataaattacgaagtaaaaaaaaagtaagttataatttagataatatatctatatcaTTGAGAAATAAGGATAAAACTGGTAGTAATAAGTATGGTATATTAAAGGACAATGggataaataataatatttttacaaaatactATGGACCATCTGGTGATAACAAGATGGTGACTATAAACAATAATGATGTCATTAATAAAGGAAATGGAAATTTAAACAAAAGAGGATATAACTCTAATACAAGTGATGTTAGTGATGGGTCCCATTTAACAGCTAAACATAAATATCACTTACGTAGTAATAATGCTCAATCTACGGATAATTATTCATCTGAAGAAAATGCATCACGAAACAATTTAGGGGGTCGAAATAAGGTCGTTAGAAATAGAACGctatataaaatgatgaataaaaatggacTTGTCGAACCATATTGGtggtttttttataacttatatgaaaatgcaACAATAAAAGATAGTACCATGAATGGAGAATGTAGTAATACTCGAAGTGggaaaaattttaatttggcAAAAAATGGATCTGCATTTCGACCTGgagaaaagaaaatgaaagtaTTTAATAAAGAATCATCtctaaagaaaaaagaaaaaaagaaaaaattaatttatgataaattattagaaaagaagtataacaataatttgttaaaccatttatttgaaaagaagaagaaaatcaaagtgaaatatatttcgaTGGTTCAtgatgttatatataaaaaattcattttattaaataatacaatatttCCACGAAATGTACATGAATctgaaatattatatacattatttcCACATGAGCCCCAAacttttatgtttttatatacgaATGATGATTATCAATATCAGAATGAagtgtttttaaaaaacataagttatgatgaatatttaaTGGCAAGCAATAATAACCACTTAACTGGAAATATTCAAAGAGGGTTGTTAGGAGATATTAGTAACGCTATTGACAGTAAATATTATGGAGATGGTTTATTACCAATAGAtggtaaatatatattggaTCAAATTAATCCGAATTCAAGTAGAGTGATTGGAAAAGATTTTGGAGTAgatcatttaatattagGTAGTGGTGGTGATGCAAAtgtaaatatgataaattatgGTGGTGATTCATcaagtttattattttctacatataataatttaaaatttaataatattcctaattatgataaaataaaaaaaggtgCAAAAGTGATTGAAGGAATTAGTGATTATAAAAGTCGTTTTATGGAtagttataatattttattaaataatggaaatgattgtttaaataatattagtaTTGGATATAATGAcattgataataattttggaTACATAAGCAATACTGGTTATGATATAGTTGGTGATGGTAGTAACGAATTGATtgacaatatttttttgcaaaaCCCATCCTCTGGATATCATAAAGATTttgattttgaaaaaaggaatgcgaaaaagaataataatgataattattattattacaattattttgtaaatggGGAAAGAGGTGGTAAAACTCGAAATAACAATTCGAAACGAAGTGTGTCGAATGCCAATTTTGGTAGAGATGCTGTAGGTAGTAGatattatgataattatgatgatgaaaataagaaaaataaaagtgaTTATGATATGCCATTAGTTAAGAAAAGGAAAGGCAGTAACAAAAGAGCAAAGAGTAACAATTTGGGTAATGTACGAAATTACGATGCTTTGTATCATAGTAATAAAGTTGAATCAAATGTTAgtggaaataataataacgaCACATCATTAATACCTATGGGTCCATTACCAACTGgtgtttattttgattCTGCAAGAAAGTTATGGAGATGTCAATGGAAAGAAAATGGTAAATTTAAGACAAAAGGATTTAGTTTGATACATTATAACACATTAGAAGAAGCACGAAAACAGTGTATTCTTTATAGATGTGATGTAGGAAATATTCCCGTAAAAAGCGAATGGTTAAATCCCGTATATGTTAGTTCATCTtacttttataataaaaaatgtgcaaCTACTagtaatagtaataatccTGCTGTAACCTTTGGAACACCCcataaagaattaaaaacaaGTTCATTAAATTTGGGTAGCTTAAAAGATAAAACCGATCGAATATCCGGATTGAGAGGAGTTGATGGAGGTAATGCAAAAATCTTTGCATATGGTTCTAGTAAAGATTCGAGTGATAATTATTACGAAGGAAATAACAACaatgcaaataataatgtaaatgGACGTAGTAGATATAGCACTAGAAATAATACATCACCTAGTGAATCTCGTGTAGTAAATAATGAGAATATAGATGAAATTGATATATCcattttaaaagaatttGTCCAAAGAAATAAGAAGAATAATACGTATGAAAAACAAGGCaaagaattaaatgaatataatactaaaaataattattattatgattatgataagataaaaaatggagTTGCAAATGAAATGGATGAACAGaatgatgatgataatatgGGCAGGCTAAATGATATGAATGCTAcgtttaaaaataattaccAGGATAAATCAGCTAATGATGCATCgaattcattttatttgaatgtAAAGAATGAAAGTAATGAGAGTGCAAAGAATGAGAATGCTGGTGAAAAACTAAAAACTGGACTTCAGGCATTACTAAGTATGTTACGTTTTAAGGATACTAAAGAAACATCGAATGTGGAAAATAGTAATACGGGAGACTTATCAAATGGTatagataaaaatgtgtCTGATTTAATTGAAggcaataaaaataatgaaaaacataataGAGAAATGATCGATGGAGCATATGGTAGTGACATTGTTGAAGGTGAGCAAAATGGACATCATGGAGGAACAGGAATACATTCCGTAGATgcaaatgaagaaaaatcATACCCTGATGATGGTGAAGAATATTTagataataacaataataacaGTAGTACTAGtagtaataatagtaacaatatatatgataatataaaaaagaatactGACTTGGGAAAACTTAATAATCTTGGTGAGATAGGTAAATATTCAAtggattttttaaaatttattaatcttaaaaataataagaataattatgatttaCAATCTAGTATGAAAAAGGGATATAATGGGATGTTGCCTGACTTTTTATCTGGTACCAATGGAAATGAAGTGgctttaaatataataaatagaaGCGGAAAAAACGCTACTAGTAGTAAtagcaataataatagagGAGAAGCCAAtggaaaaatgaataataacaataataaggACGAATTtggatataataatgatggtTCGGaagtattttttaatgacattcaaaactttttaaattttgcaAAGAGAGGTAATAATCCCCCTTCTGGTAATGGTAACGATTTTATGAACAAGTTAGAAAATATTGGGAATaggaatatattaataaattatccaAAAGGGAAGagtaataaaacaaaaaagaatCCTCAGCATGGTCATcataaagatatatatgaaaaaatgaaatacaaCAATAATCGTATTGGCCTAGGTAGCAAtggtaatatatatggaactgatgaaaatattcatcatcctggaaataataataatcaaaaatatatgtacctACTTGATAAGAGTGATAAATATGAGGAATCTGGTGTTAATACTAATAAGAACAATAATTCGGatccatataaaaatgattctGAAAGTTTCTTTTTAAGacaattaaaattgtttacaAGGGGAGGAAAAGGAATGAGCAATGCTAGtgacaataatataaattcggaagatttgaaaaataagttATTAGGAGAAAATAGTAAGCAAACATTGGATTATCCAAATGTTGAAAAGGAAACAAATGATTATAATACTcgtaaaaagaaaaaaggaaatacttattatgaaaataatgatgattattattactatgacgaaaattcaaatgaatattttaacaattttatggataattataatgataaatataatgatgatGGATATAACAATGGAGTAAATTTTGAGAATAAACTATTGAATGATATGGATTATATAGATCCTGGATatggtaataaaaaatcgaaaaaacGATCAAGCAATTATATGGATTCAAGTATGGttggtaataataatatgtctGAAGTCGAGAGGAAGCACCTTGAAGATATGGCTAGCATGGGTAATAGTATGAACAACAGTAATATGGTTGGTAATGAGAATAATGGTatgaaaaaaggaaatggTGGGGGTGAAGGTAATTCGgatatagatataaatttaataaaacaatcGTTGCCCAaaggtatatattatgatcATGCGAAAAAGTTATATAGAGTTCAGTACATTGTTAATAATTCGATTAAGACAAAAGGTTTTAGTGTAAAGAAATTAGGTTTGGCTGAGGCAAAACTTGAAGCAGAATCTTTTCgaaatttttgtttagaGAATGGTTTATTAAATTCGCGTAAAAGACGAATAAATTCCccttataataataaaaaggatgAGAAGAATTTTAAGATGCTTAAAgatgatgatgaaatattatctaacttattgtatttatataactcAAATACCAAGGACCAAGTTATATCTCCGTGA